One region of Glycine max cultivar Williams 82 chromosome 9, Glycine_max_v4.0, whole genome shotgun sequence genomic DNA includes:
- the SPL9B gene encoding squamosa promoter-binding-like protein 9 translates to MSSGSVTKAPPPSSSSSPNSSSESLDGLKFGQKIYFEDVSVAATTTTQGAYKTSRVVSSPSSASKKGRGGSLQPPRCQVEGCKVDLSGAKAYYSRHKVCTMHSKFPTVIVAGLEQRFCQQCSRFHLLSEFDEGKRSCRRRLAGHNERRRKPPPSSTLASHYGRLSTPIFDNSGRAGGFLMEFASYPKVTLRNTLPTQRSAEPALGNHAATLTWQGSSDTPSEFFLQESGSGGTSFLGSKHPLLESYTGVTDSNCALSLLSRQTWGSRNTAPATSVELNNNLLNFNGTSMTQFSAASSQTAAIHQLPNATSWLYLKGVGSGDCSPEGVPDLGLGQISPPLDSHLHGELNVSQQGRRHYMDLGESRACESSHWSL, encoded by the exons ATGAGTTCTGGTTCAGTCACCAAAGCACCACcaccctcttcttcttcatcacccAACTCTTCCTCTGAGTCCCTTGATGGCTTGAAGTTTGGCCAGAAAATCTACTTTGAGGATGTGAGTgttgcagcaacaacaacaactcaaGGGGCCTACAAAACAAGTCGTGTGGTTTCTTCCCCTTCTTCTGCTTCAAAGAAGGGAAGGGGTGGTTCTTTGCAACCTCCTAGGTGTCAGGTTGAGGGCTGCAAAGTAGATCTGAGTGGTGCTAAGGCTTACTATTCTAGGCACAAAGTTTGTACCATGCACTCCAAGTTCCCTACTGTTATTGTTGCTGGTTTGGAGCAAAGGTTTTGCCAACAGTGTAGCAG GTTTCATCTGCTTTCTGAATTTGATGAAGGAAAACGAAGCTGCCGCAGGCGACTTGCTGGTCATAATGAGCGCCGACGAAAGCCCCCGCCAAGCTCCACACTAGCCTCTCACTATGGCAGACTCTCTACGCCTATTTTTG ATAACAGTGGCCGAGCCGGTGGCTTTCTGATGGAATTTGCTTCATACCCAAAGGTTACATTGCGAAATACACTGCCAACACAAAGATCAGCCGAGCCGGCTCTCGGTAACCATGCTGCAACACTTACCTGGCAAGGAAGCTCAGACACACCATCTGAATTTTTCCTGCAAGAATCAGGGAGTGGTGGAACAAGCTTCCTTGGTTCCAAACATCCCTTACTGGAAAGTTACACTGGAGTGACTGACTCAAACTGTGCTCTCTCTCTTCTGTCAAGACAAACCTGGGGTTCCAGAAACACAGCCCCAGCAACAAGTGTTGAGCTGAACAACAACTTGTTGAATTTCAATGGGACATCCATGACACAATTTTCCGCGGCTTCTTCACAAACTGCAGCCATCCATCAACTTCCAAATGCCACCTCATGGTTGTACCTAAAGGGAGTTGGTTCTGGTGATTGTTCGCCTGAGGGTGTCCCCGATCTTGGTCTAGGTCAAATTTCGCCGCCTCTTGATAGCCATCTTCATGGTGAGCTTAATGTGTCACAGCAGGGCAGGAGGCATTACATGGATCTAGGGGAATCCAGGGCATGTGAGTCTTCTCACTGGTCTCTTTGA